Proteins encoded within one genomic window of Bacteroides sedimenti:
- a CDS encoding alpha-amylase family protein, giving the protein MEINNGEKIIIYQIFSRLFGNNNSNCVPNGSINENGCGKFSDFTPKALSEIKKLGITHIWYTGIIEHATQTDYRQYGIRADHPAIVKGKAGSPYAIKDYYDVDPDLADDILHRMKEFEELVDRTHQANLKFIIDFVPNHVARQYHSDAKPKNVSDLGEKDNPENAFSPYNNFYYIPQTVLNGQFDMKGNAKKAYYEFPAKATGNDRFDACPGVNDWYETIKLNYGIDYANGDTRHFYPVPDTWLKMQDILLFWASKGVDAFRCDMAEMVPVEFWKWVIAQVKFQYPDILFIAEVYKPEEYHNYLFNGGFDYLYDKVGLYETLRDVSCGYKSASDITRCWQSLGGIEKKMLNFIENHDEQRFASSFLTGNGFYGIPAMIVASCMNVNPVMIYFGQELGEHGMDEEGFSGKDGRTTIFDYWSVKTIRNWRNEGKFDGKFLTQEQKLLQRFYRKLLNLCNQEKAISQGSFFDLMYVNYGKADFNVHKNYAFFRKQDNELLLIIANFDKQASKISINIPSHAFDFLQIPQKDSYATVDLLTGKEENLSLLPYQPAETFVEGMNGKILKFTL; this is encoded by the coding sequence ATGGAAATAAACAATGGAGAAAAAATAATTATCTATCAAATATTTAGCCGTCTCTTTGGAAACAACAACAGCAATTGTGTTCCAAACGGTTCGATAAACGAAAATGGATGTGGTAAGTTCTCCGATTTCACACCGAAAGCATTAAGCGAAATCAAGAAACTGGGTATTACCCATATCTGGTATACCGGAATAATTGAGCATGCCACTCAAACTGATTACAGACAATACGGCATCCGGGCAGATCATCCGGCCATTGTAAAAGGAAAAGCCGGGTCTCCCTATGCAATTAAAGACTATTACGATGTAGATCCCGATCTGGCAGACGATATTCTCCATCGGATGAAGGAGTTTGAGGAGCTGGTAGACCGCACCCATCAGGCAAATCTGAAGTTTATTATTGATTTTGTGCCCAACCATGTGGCACGGCAGTATCATTCGGATGCCAAACCCAAAAATGTAAGCGACCTGGGCGAGAAAGATAATCCGGAAAATGCATTCAGTCCGTACAATAACTTCTATTATATTCCCCAGACCGTACTCAACGGACAATTTGATATGAAAGGGAATGCGAAGAAAGCTTACTACGAATTTCCCGCCAAGGCTACCGGCAACGATCGGTTTGATGCATGTCCCGGAGTAAATGACTGGTACGAAACCATCAAGCTGAACTATGGAATTGATTATGCCAATGGAGATACCCGGCATTTCTATCCGGTTCCCGACACCTGGCTTAAAATGCAAGATATACTTCTATTCTGGGCATCGAAAGGAGTTGACGCATTCCGTTGCGACATGGCCGAAATGGTACCGGTTGAATTCTGGAAATGGGTGATTGCTCAGGTTAAGTTCCAGTATCCGGATATCCTCTTTATTGCTGAAGTTTATAAACCGGAGGAATATCACAACTACCTCTTCAACGGAGGGTTTGATTATTTGTACGATAAAGTGGGGCTTTATGAAACGCTTCGCGATGTAAGCTGTGGTTACAAATCGGCATCCGATATTACCCGCTGCTGGCAAAGCCTGGGAGGAATCGAAAAAAAGATGCTCAATTTTATCGAGAATCACGATGAACAAAGGTTCGCATCCAGTTTTCTCACTGGAAATGGATTCTATGGTATTCCGGCCATGATTGTTGCTTCGTGCATGAATGTAAACCCTGTAATGATCTATTTCGGCCAGGAGTTGGGCGAGCATGGTATGGACGAAGAAGGATTCAGCGGAAAAGACGGCAGAACAACCATTTTTGATTACTGGAGTGTGAAAACAATCAGAAACTGGCGAAACGAAGGTAAGTTCGATGGTAAGTTTCTTACTCAGGAACAAAAGCTATTGCAACGTTTTTATCGTAAATTACTGAACCTTTGCAATCAGGAAAAAGCCATTTCTCAGGGAAGTTTCTTTGACCTGATGTATGTCAACTACGGCAAGGCCGACTTTAACGTGCACAAAAACTATGCGTTTTTCAGGAAACAAGATAACGAGCTTCTGCTTATCATAGCCAATTTCGACAAACAGGCATCCAAAATATCCATCAACATCCCCAGCCACGCTTTCGACTTTTTGCAGATCCCCCAAAAGGATTCGTACGCAACAGTCGATCTGCTTACCGGGAAAGAAGAGAACTTGAGTCTTCTCCCCTATCAACCTGCAGAAACGTTTGTAGAGGGAATGAACGGGAAGATCCTGAA
- the fabD gene encoding ACP S-malonyltransferase, whose product MKAFVFPGQGAQFVGMGKDLYENSALAKELFEKANDILGYRITDIMFEGTDEDLRQTKVTQPAVFLHSVISALCKNDDVKPEMTAGHSLGEFSALVVAGALSFEDGLKLVYARAMAMQKACEAAPSTMAAIIALSDEKVEEICASIEDEVCVAANYNCPGQIVISGSIAGVEKACELMKAAGAKRALPLKVGGAFHSPLMEPAEVELAAAINNTEFHAPSCPVYQNVNALPQTDPAKIKENLVAQLTGPVRWSQTVKNMVADGATDFTECGPGAVLQGLIKKIEPSVNAHGLA is encoded by the coding sequence ATGAAAGCATTCGTATTCCCGGGTCAAGGCGCACAATTCGTGGGCATGGGTAAAGACCTGTATGAAAACTCGGCATTAGCCAAAGAACTTTTTGAAAAAGCGAATGATATCTTAGGATATCGCATTACGGATATTATGTTTGAAGGTACCGATGAAGATCTTCGTCAGACTAAAGTAACTCAGCCTGCCGTATTCCTTCACTCTGTAATTTCAGCTCTTTGCAAGAACGATGATGTTAAACCCGAAATGACAGCCGGTCACTCACTTGGCGAATTCTCTGCACTGGTAGTTGCTGGAGCTCTTTCTTTTGAGGATGGCTTGAAGCTGGTTTATGCACGTGCCATGGCAATGCAGAAAGCATGCGAAGCTGCTCCTTCAACAATGGCTGCAATCATTGCATTGTCTGACGAAAAAGTAGAAGAAATCTGTGCATCTATCGAAGATGAAGTTTGTGTGGCAGCAAACTACAACTGTCCGGGACAGATTGTAATCTCGGGTTCGATTGCCGGAGTTGAAAAAGCTTGCGAACTGATGAAGGCTGCCGGAGCAAAACGTGCTCTTCCTTTAAAGGTTGGAGGCGCTTTCCACTCTCCGCTTATGGAACCAGCTGAAGTAGAACTTGCAGCAGCAATTAACAATACTGAATTCCACGCACCTAGCTGCCCGGTTTATCAGAATGTGAACGCACTTCCTCAAACAGATCCGGCCAAGATCAAAGAGAATCTGGTTGCTCAGCTTACCGGACCGGTACGTTGGTCACAAACAGTTAAGAATATGGTTGCCGATGGCGCTACTGATTTTACTGAATGCGGACCTGGTGCTGTTCTTCAGGGGCTAATCAAGAAGATTGAACCATCCGTAAATGCTCACGGATTAGCATAA
- a CDS encoding patatin-like phospholipase family protein: MIQQDNLQANKPHKIGYALSGGFIKGFAHLGVIQALLENDIKPDIISGVSAGALAGAFYADGNEPYKVVEIFNGYKFMDLTSWALTRTGFFKLDDFKDFLKTNLKNQNLEDMKIPLVITATDLDHGKSVQFRKGNTADLVAASCCMPVMFAPVNINGTNFIDGGVLKNLPVSTIRKECEKVVAINVSPLVAGKYKMNVIDIALRSYHFMFRANTFPDREHSDLLIEPYGLDGYRNRELGKAEEIFKHGYDTANKVINKLKQEKGNIWK; this comes from the coding sequence ATGATACAACAAGATAACTTACAAGCCAACAAGCCCCACAAAATTGGTTACGCCCTCAGCGGTGGATTCATAAAAGGGTTTGCTCACTTAGGAGTTATTCAGGCTTTACTCGAAAACGATATCAAACCTGATATAATATCGGGTGTAAGTGCCGGAGCCTTGGCCGGTGCATTCTATGCCGATGGGAACGAACCTTATAAAGTGGTGGAAATCTTCAACGGCTATAAGTTTATGGATTTAACCAGTTGGGCCCTGACTAGAACCGGATTCTTTAAGTTAGACGATTTTAAGGATTTCCTGAAAACAAATCTGAAAAATCAGAATCTGGAAGACATGAAAATCCCCCTTGTAATTACGGCAACCGATTTGGATCACGGTAAAAGTGTACAATTTCGTAAAGGGAATACAGCGGATCTTGTAGCAGCTTCTTGTTGTATGCCGGTAATGTTTGCTCCGGTAAACATAAACGGTACCAATTTTATAGACGGCGGAGTATTGAAAAATTTGCCTGTCTCAACCATTCGCAAGGAGTGTGAAAAGGTGGTTGCTATCAACGTAAGTCCCCTTGTAGCAGGCAAGTACAAAATGAATGTTATTGATATCGCCTTGCGCTCTTATCATTTTATGTTTCGTGCCAACACCTTTCCCGACAGAGAACACAGCGACTTGCTAATCGAGCCTTACGGACTGGATGGATACCGCAACAGGGAGCTTGGAAAGGCTGAAGAGATCTTTAAACATGGCTACGATACCGCCAATAAAGTAATCAATAAACTTAAGCAGGAAAAAGGGAATATATGGAAATAA
- a CDS encoding YihY/virulence factor BrkB family protein has product MNKRIKKLSDFVNYEIWRVSESEVTHAKFSFYNILKTVILAVRRFTSDRIMNKASALTYSTLLSIVPLLAIVFAIARGFGFDNMMEEQVRSGLGSQEVATETILSFVDSYLKQTKSGVFVGVGLVMLLWTVVNLTANIELTFNNIWQVKKQRTLYRKITDYFSMFLLLPILIVVSGGLTIFMSTMIKSMEGFAVLAPFLKFLVRLIPFALTWGMFTALYVFIPNTKVRLKNALISGIIVGTAYQAFQFLYISGQISVTKYNAIYGSFAAIPLFLLWLQISWTICLFGVELTYAGQNIKNFNFEKDTKNISRRYRDFLSILIMSLICKRFENGDKPYTAEEISSEHKIPIRLTHHILNQLQDINLIHELVEDTKSESIMYLPSMDINKINVALLLDRIDTKGSEDFKVDKDEKFNNQWNALIESRDLFARRNSEILVKDL; this is encoded by the coding sequence ATGAATAAGAGAATAAAAAAACTATCCGATTTCGTAAACTATGAAATTTGGCGTGTATCCGAGAGTGAAGTAACTCATGCAAAATTCTCCTTCTACAATATTTTAAAAACGGTTATTCTGGCGGTTCGTCGGTTTACTTCAGACCGTATCATGAACAAGGCATCAGCTTTAACCTATAGCACATTACTTTCGATTGTTCCACTTCTAGCAATTGTATTTGCAATAGCCAGAGGTTTCGGTTTTGACAATATGATGGAAGAACAAGTCAGATCTGGATTAGGTAGTCAGGAAGTCGCTACAGAAACCATACTCAGCTTTGTTGACTCCTATCTGAAACAAACCAAAAGTGGCGTATTCGTAGGTGTTGGTTTGGTAATGCTGCTTTGGACAGTTGTTAACCTAACAGCTAATATCGAACTTACCTTCAACAATATCTGGCAAGTTAAAAAGCAACGCACTCTCTACAGAAAAATAACCGATTATTTTTCTATGTTTCTACTTTTGCCTATTTTGATTGTTGTATCCGGTGGTCTTACTATCTTTATGAGTACCATGATAAAAAGCATGGAAGGATTCGCAGTGCTTGCGCCATTTTTAAAGTTTCTGGTGAGATTAATCCCGTTTGCTCTTACCTGGGGAATGTTTACGGCACTTTATGTTTTTATTCCAAATACTAAAGTTCGTTTAAAAAATGCATTAATTTCGGGAATTATTGTGGGGACTGCATATCAGGCTTTTCAATTCCTCTACATCAGCGGACAGATATCTGTCACTAAATATAATGCTATTTATGGTAGTTTTGCTGCTATCCCTCTTTTTTTATTATGGCTTCAAATTTCATGGACGATATGTTTATTCGGAGTAGAATTAACTTACGCAGGACAAAATATAAAAAATTTCAATTTTGAAAAAGACACCAAAAATATAAGCAGACGTTACCGCGATTTTCTATCCATACTAATTATGTCATTAATATGTAAACGATTTGAAAATGGAGACAAGCCATATACAGCAGAAGAAATATCATCGGAACATAAAATTCCAATCAGGCTGACTCATCATATATTGAATCAGTTACAGGATATCAATCTGATTCACGAATTGGTTGAAGATACAAAAAGCGAAAGCATTATGTATCTTCCATCAATGGATATTAATAAAATAAATGTGGCACTACTTCTTGACAGGATAGACACAAAAGGATCAGAGGATTTCAAGGTAGATAAAGACGAGAAATTCAATAATCAATGGAATGCTCTTATCGAATCGAGAGATTTATTCGCTAGAAGAAACAGCGAGATATTAGTTAAAGACTTGTAA
- the zwf gene encoding glucose-6-phosphate dehydrogenase, with protein sequence MVIFGASGDLTRRKLIPALYLLYKHNRLPENFAILGVARTAFTDDEFRERIHLQLLRFVKPEDVNEEKIRSFVSLINYFPMDPADPDEYLRLQPRLLKLDQMIGNGENYIYYLATPPSLYGVIPQYLKNVGLNLSKGPKGNKRIIVEKPFGYDLESALELNNIYYKDAFREDQIFRIDHYLGKETVQNILALRFANTVFEPVWNRNYIDYVEVTAVENMGIEQRGGYFDDAGTLRDMVQNHLIQLVALTAMEPPTAFNPDSFRDELAKVYQSLTPLTEKDINQHIIRGQYTASEGRKAYREEKDVAPDSRTETFLAMKLSISNWRWSGVPFYIRTGKQMPTKVSEIVVHFKPTPFPLFNCAERTCPTANLLIIRIQPNEGIVLKFGLKVPGSGFDVKQVAMDFSYSSLGPIPTEDAYARLIEDCILGDSTLFTRSDAVEACWKYFTPVLEYWKNHPESPLYGYPAGTWGPREADMLIQEQNAEWSNPCKNLTNTELYCEL encoded by the coding sequence ATGGTTATCTTTGGAGCCTCTGGTGATCTGACCCGCCGAAAACTGATTCCGGCTCTGTATTTATTATATAAACATAATCGTTTGCCTGAGAATTTTGCTATTCTTGGTGTTGCAAGGACAGCGTTTACTGATGATGAATTCCGCGAACGAATCCATCTGCAGCTTCTCCGCTTTGTAAAACCTGAAGACGTTAACGAGGAAAAGATTCGTAGTTTTGTATCTTTGATTAATTATTTCCCCATGGATCCGGCCGATCCGGATGAATATTTGCGTCTGCAACCCAGGTTGTTGAAGCTTGATCAAATGATAGGGAATGGGGAGAATTACATTTATTACCTAGCCACACCGCCTTCCTTGTATGGAGTGATACCTCAGTATCTGAAAAATGTAGGATTAAATCTTAGCAAAGGCCCCAAAGGAAATAAACGGATAATTGTTGAAAAACCATTTGGCTATGATTTGGAATCGGCACTTGAACTGAATAATATATATTATAAGGATGCATTTCGGGAGGATCAGATTTTCAGGATAGATCATTACCTGGGCAAGGAGACTGTGCAAAACATTCTGGCTCTTCGTTTTGCAAATACTGTTTTTGAACCTGTCTGGAATAGGAACTATATTGATTACGTGGAAGTTACTGCTGTTGAAAATATGGGTATAGAACAGAGGGGAGGATATTTTGACGATGCCGGAACTTTGCGTGATATGGTGCAAAATCACCTGATTCAGCTTGTGGCACTGACGGCAATGGAGCCTCCTACAGCTTTTAATCCGGATAGTTTTAGAGACGAGCTGGCTAAGGTTTATCAGTCGTTGACTCCTTTGACTGAAAAAGATATTAATCAACACATTATCAGAGGACAATATACAGCGTCTGAAGGGCGTAAAGCGTACCGTGAAGAAAAGGATGTCGCTCCGGATTCACGTACGGAAACTTTCCTGGCCATGAAGCTGAGTATTAGTAATTGGCGATGGAGTGGAGTGCCGTTTTACATCCGTACTGGCAAACAGATGCCTACAAAGGTTAGTGAGATTGTGGTTCATTTCAAACCAACTCCTTTTCCATTATTTAATTGTGCTGAAAGAACTTGTCCGACAGCAAACCTGCTTATTATTCGTATTCAGCCGAATGAAGGCATTGTCCTGAAATTTGGGTTGAAAGTTCCCGGTTCCGGATTTGATGTGAAGCAGGTTGCAATGGACTTTAGTTACAGTTCTCTAGGTCCAATACCAACCGAGGACGCTTATGCTCGCTTAATCGAAGATTGTATATTGGGTGACTCTACACTTTTTACCAGAAGTGATGCTGTTGAAGCTTGTTGGAAGTATTTTACTCCTGTATTGGAGTATTGGAAAAATCATCCGGAATCTCCGCTCTATGGATATCCTGCCGGAACTTGGGGGCCACGAGAAGCTGATATGTTGATACAAGAGCAAAATGCAGAATGGAGCAACCCATGCAAAAACTTAACGAATACGGAGCTTTATTGTGAACTTTAA
- the purT gene encoding formate-dependent phosphoribosylglycinamide formyltransferase — MQTLKDKAKVMTKKIVLLGSGELGKEFVISAQRKGQYIVACDSYAGAPAMQVADEYEVFDMLDGDALERVITKHKPDIIVPEIEAIRTERLYDFEKEGIQVVPSARAVNFTMNRKAIRDLAAKELGLKTAKYFYATSLEELKEAALKVGFPCVVKPLMSSSGKGQSLVRSAEELENAWEYGCSGSRGDIKELIIEEFIKFDSEITLLTVTQKNGPTLFCPPIGHIQKGGDYRESFQPAHIDPAHLKEAQDMADKVTRALTGAGIWGVEFFLSHENGVYFSELSPRPHDTGMVTLAGTQNLNEFELHLRAVLGLPIPNIKLERIGVSAVILSPIASKETPKYKGLEEALKEEDTYLRIFGKPFTKVNRRMGVVLCYAPIGSDLDKLRDKAKDIASRVEVY, encoded by the coding sequence TTGCAAACGTTAAAAGATAAAGCTAAGGTTATGACAAAGAAGATAGTTTTACTCGGATCCGGAGAGTTGGGAAAAGAGTTTGTAATATCAGCTCAGCGTAAAGGACAGTATATTGTGGCTTGTGACTCGTATGCCGGAGCCCCTGCCATGCAAGTGGCAGATGAATATGAAGTATTTGATATGTTGGACGGCGATGCGTTGGAGCGTGTTATCACGAAACATAAACCAGATATTATTGTTCCCGAAATTGAAGCAATACGTACAGAACGCCTTTATGATTTTGAGAAAGAGGGTATTCAGGTTGTTCCAAGTGCTCGTGCAGTGAACTTTACCATGAACCGTAAAGCGATTCGCGATTTGGCTGCCAAGGAACTCGGTTTGAAAACAGCGAAGTATTTCTATGCTACATCACTTGAAGAATTGAAAGAAGCCGCTTTAAAAGTTGGTTTTCCTTGTGTGGTGAAACCGTTGATGTCTTCTTCCGGAAAAGGTCAATCACTTGTTCGTTCTGCTGAAGAGCTGGAAAATGCCTGGGAATATGGATGCAGTGGCAGTCGCGGAGATATTAAAGAACTTATTATCGAGGAATTTATCAAATTTGATAGCGAAATAACCTTATTAACTGTTACTCAGAAAAATGGTCCTACACTTTTCTGCCCACCGATTGGTCATATTCAAAAGGGAGGCGATTACCGTGAAAGTTTCCAACCAGCCCACATTGATCCGGCACATTTAAAAGAAGCTCAGGATATGGCCGATAAGGTTACCCGAGCATTGACAGGAGCAGGTATCTGGGGAGTAGAATTCTTCTTAAGTCATGAAAACGGAGTGTATTTTTCTGAACTGTCTCCACGTCCTCACGATACAGGAATGGTTACACTAGCCGGAACACAGAACTTAAACGAATTTGAACTTCACCTTCGTGCAGTTCTTGGTTTGCCTATTCCAAATATTAAGCTTGAAAGGATAGGGGTGAGTGCGGTTATCCTGTCACCAATTGCTAGTAAAGAGACACCTAAATATAAAGGACTGGAAGAAGCTCTGAAGGAAGAGGATACTTATTTGCGTATTTTCGGTAAACCTTTTACGAAAGTTAACCGACGCATGGGGGTAGTTCTTTGCTATGCCCCGATTGGATCAGATCTGGATAAACTAAGAGATAAAGCAAAAGATATTGCTTCAAGAGTAGAAGTATATTAA
- the pgl gene encoding 6-phosphogluconolactonase codes for MVKINNYLSSKEAACALTKAVLEQIEHSGNKIFHIALSGGNTPATLFRLWAEDFRDIIPWKKLQIYWVDERCVPSDHPDSNFGMTKKILLDKVPLSEMQIHRIHGEEEPQNEAKRYSALVERLLPEKNTFPVFDSVLLGIGIDGHTSSLFPGQNSLIISPDTYIVNEEPGSGRHRIALTGLPILHARSVFFFVTGEDKKEILRKAIKGDDSCPAGYIIARLEEAELFTDSI; via the coding sequence ATGGTTAAAATCAACAATTATTTATCGTCAAAAGAAGCCGCTTGTGCACTCACGAAGGCTGTTTTGGAACAGATAGAGCACTCGGGAAATAAAATTTTTCACATTGCTTTATCAGGAGGTAATACTCCTGCAACTCTTTTTCGATTGTGGGCAGAAGATTTCAGGGATATTATTCCCTGGAAAAAATTACAAATTTATTGGGTTGACGAAAGATGTGTTCCTTCAGATCATCCTGATAGTAATTTTGGAATGACAAAGAAAATTCTTCTTGATAAAGTACCTCTTTCAGAAATGCAGATTCATCGTATTCATGGAGAAGAAGAACCGCAAAACGAAGCGAAAAGATATTCGGCATTGGTAGAAAGATTGTTGCCTGAAAAAAATACATTTCCTGTCTTTGACTCTGTTCTTCTGGGAATAGGTATTGACGGACACACGTCTTCTTTGTTTCCTGGGCAGAATTCTTTAATAATTTCCCCCGATACGTATATTGTGAATGAAGAACCTGGGAGTGGACGGCATCGTATTGCTCTAACGGGTTTACCCATACTCCATGCGCGTTCTGTCTTTTTCTTTGTTACAGGAGAAGATAAAAAAGAAATTCTCAGAAAAGCGATTAAAGGAGACGACAGCTGTCCGGCTGGATATATTATTGCCAGACTGGAAGAAGCAGAGTTGTTCACTGATAGTATTTAA
- the gnd gene encoding decarboxylating NADP(+)-dependent phosphogluconate dehydrogenase, which produces MKKSDIGIIGLAVMGENLTLNLESKGWLVSVYNRTVAGVEEGVVDRFTSGRAKDKNIVGFNQLGEFVNSLQAPRKIMMMVRAGTPVDELIEQLIPLLSAGDILIDGGNSNYKDTERRVEQLEKKGFYFIGAGVSGGEEGALNGASIMPGGSVDAWRDVRPILQSIAAKAEDGAPCCEWIGGGGSGHFVKMIHNGIEYGDMQLISEAYFIMKALLESSNDEMADCFSHWNEGKLKSYLIEITSHILKYKDADGSYVIDKILDVAGQKGTGKWTVINALELGMPLNLIATAVFERTISAWKEIRIEAAQAFNREAPKKTYVTEQLLVEVENSLYASKLVSYAQGFSVLKQASEEFGWMLDLAAIARLWRGGCIIRSAFLNNIAKAFEEDPQLFSLLLAPYFKDEILNALPYWKKLVSVAVREELPVPAVSSALNYFYSLTASWLPANLIQAQRDYFGAHTFERIDLPRGVYVHTNWKGDGENTKSGSYNA; this is translated from the coding sequence ATGAAAAAATCGGATATAGGAATTATTGGTCTAGCTGTAATGGGTGAGAATCTGACTCTGAATCTGGAGAGCAAAGGATGGCTTGTTTCTGTATACAACCGAACTGTTGCAGGTGTTGAAGAAGGAGTAGTAGACCGCTTTACGTCGGGGCGTGCGAAAGATAAAAATATAGTTGGCTTTAACCAGCTTGGAGAGTTTGTAAACTCGCTTCAAGCACCACGGAAAATTATGATGATGGTGAGAGCGGGAACCCCTGTTGATGAGCTGATTGAGCAACTTATACCGCTTCTTTCTGCTGGTGATATTCTTATTGATGGAGGAAACTCGAATTACAAAGATACCGAAAGAAGGGTAGAACAGCTTGAGAAGAAAGGTTTCTATTTTATAGGTGCCGGAGTATCGGGAGGTGAAGAAGGAGCTCTGAATGGAGCATCAATTATGCCGGGAGGATCTGTAGATGCTTGGCGTGATGTGAGGCCAATTTTACAAAGTATTGCTGCTAAGGCTGAAGATGGTGCTCCTTGCTGTGAATGGATAGGAGGTGGTGGATCCGGACATTTTGTGAAAATGATTCATAACGGAATTGAGTATGGCGACATGCAGCTTATTTCTGAGGCGTATTTTATAATGAAAGCCCTCCTCGAATCTTCAAATGATGAAATGGCTGATTGCTTTTCTCATTGGAATGAAGGAAAACTGAAAAGTTATCTGATAGAGATTACCTCTCATATTTTGAAATATAAAGATGCAGACGGATCTTATGTAATTGATAAAATACTGGATGTTGCAGGTCAAAAAGGAACAGGGAAATGGACAGTAATCAATGCTCTTGAACTGGGAATGCCTCTTAATCTAATTGCTACTGCTGTATTCGAAAGAACTATCTCAGCATGGAAAGAGATTCGTATTGAAGCAGCACAAGCATTTAACAGAGAAGCACCGAAAAAAACTTATGTAACAGAACAGTTGCTCGTAGAGGTTGAGAATTCTTTGTATGCTTCAAAACTGGTGTCGTATGCCCAAGGTTTTAGTGTGCTAAAACAAGCTTCCGAAGAGTTTGGCTGGATGCTCGATTTGGCTGCCATTGCTCGTCTCTGGAGAGGAGGATGTATTATTCGTTCAGCCTTTTTAAATAATATCGCAAAAGCATTTGAGGAAGATCCGCAGTTGTTTAGTCTATTATTGGCTCCCTATTTCAAAGACGAAATTCTGAATGCCTTGCCTTACTGGAAAAAACTTGTTTCTGTTGCAGTTAGAGAGGAGTTACCGGTTCCTGCTGTTTCGTCAGCGCTTAATTACTTTTATTCTTTAACTGCCAGCTGGTTGCCGGCAAACTTAATTCAGGCACAAAGAGATTATTTTGGAGCTCATACTTTCGAAAGAATAGATTTGCCCAGAGGTGTTTATGTTCATACCAACTGGAAAGGCGATGGAGAAAATACAAAATCGGGAAGTTATAATGCATAA
- a CDS encoding RNA recognition motif domain-containing protein encodes MNIYIGNLNYKVKESDLSQVLEEYGTVNSVKLIIDRETRRSKGFAFAEMPDQAEAENVIKELNGAEFEGRQMVVKEALPKA; translated from the coding sequence ATGAATATTTACATTGGAAACCTTAACTACAAGGTTAAAGAATCAGATCTTAGTCAAGTTTTAGAAGAGTACGGAACAGTTAACTCAGTTAAATTAATCATTGACCGCGAAACTCGCAGATCTAAAGGATTTGCTTTTGCAGAAATGCCTGATCAAGCTGAAGCAGAAAACGTAATCAAAGAATTAAACGGTGCCGAGTTCGAAGGCCGTCAGATGGTTGTAAAAGAAGCTCTTCCAAAAGCATAA
- a CDS encoding RNA recognition motif domain-containing protein translates to MNIYIGNLSYKVRESDLNQVLEEYGTVNSVKLIIDRETRRSKGFAFAEMPDQAEAENVIKELNGAEFEGRQMVVKEALPKA, encoded by the coding sequence ATGAATATTTACATTGGCAACCTTAGCTATAAGGTTAGAGAATCAGATCTTAATCAGGTACTTGAAGAGTATGGAACAGTTAATTCAGTTAAATTAATCATTGACCGCGAAACTCGCAGATCTAAAGGATTTGCTTTTGCAGAAATGCCTGACCAAGCTGAAGCAGAAAACGTAATCAAAGAATTAAACGGTGCCGAATTTGAAGGCCGTCAGATGGTTGTAAAAGAAGCTCTTCCAAAAGCATAA